From one Sparus aurata chromosome 16, fSpaAur1.1, whole genome shotgun sequence genomic stretch:
- the LOC115597724 gene encoding putative E3 ubiquitin-protein ligase UBR7 isoform X2: MAANRDTDADVDDINDEELEKALCVLAGSDPENCSYSRGYVKRQAVFACNTCTPSAAEPAGVCLACANKCHDGHDIFELYTKRNFRCDCGNGKFGEFTCQLAPAKDEQNARNHYDHNFNGCYCTCDRPYPDTDDQHLGCTVVDPEELQEMVCEGCMNKAPFLWTYAAHFAAPPVISVSHPEDEDVEVDVEEGAEKEGDSDPSQSREEEPTTSTEHTKQEEAENRSPPCKRTYDEMTGSPAKATTKTVTCRLKELQVQGPERLRQGAVFWPYTWRSELCTCTSCKKAYVAAEVQFLMDQSDTVLAYENKGMEEPFGQHPLMALTNSMDRVRQLEVIYGFNELTTSISAFLEQCAAEGKTVTVEAVHKFFEELRAKKRRRTSAGYQ; this comes from the exons ATGGCAGCAAATAGAGACACGGACGCAGACGTTGACGATATCAACGACGAGGAGCTCGAGAAGGCTCTGTGCGTGCTGGCTGGAAGCGACCCAGAAAACTGCTCTTATTCCCGG GGTTATGTGAAGAGACAGGCTGTGTTTGCTTGCAACACCTGCACTCCCAGTGCTGCAGAGCCTGCAGGGGTTTGTCTGGCCTGTGCCAATAAGTGCCATGATGGACACGACATCTTTGAGCTGTACACCAAAAG GAATTTTCGCTGCGATTGTGGAAATGGCAAGTTTGGGGAATTCACTTGCCAACTAGCTCCT GCCAAAGATGAGCAAAATGCCAGAAATCACTACGACCACAACTTCAACGGCTGCTACTGCACGTGTGACCGGCCATATCCAGACACAGACGACCAG CACCTGGGCTGCACTGTAGTGGATCccgaggagctgcaggagatgGTCTGTGAGGGCTGCATGAACAAGGCTCCTTTCTTGTGGACGTACGCTGCGCACTTCGCAG CACCACCTGTGATCAGCGTCAGTCATCCTGAGGACGAAGATGTAGAAGTCGATGTGGAGGAAGGAGCAGAAAAGGAAGGAGACTCTGATCCCAGtcagagcagggaggaggaacCGACCACCAGCACCGAGCACACAAAGCAGGAG GAAGCGGAAAACAGGAGTCCCCCTTGCAAACGGACGTATGATGAGATGACAGGCAGCCCCGCGAAGGCCACGACCAAAACAGTGACGTGCaggctgaaggagctgcaggtCCAGGGGCCGGAGAGGCTGAGACAGGGAGCTGTGTTCTGGCCTTACACCTGGCGCTCCGAGCTCTGCACCTGCACAAGCTGCAAG AAAGCCTATGTGGCTGCAGAGGTGCAGTTCCTCATGGATCAGTCTGACACCGTCCTGGCCTACGAGAACAAAGGCATGGAGGAGCCGTTTGGGCAGCACCCGCTGATGGCGCTGACGAACTCGATGGACCGCGTACGGCAGCTGGAGGTCATTTACG GTTTCAACGAGCTGACAACTTCGATCAGTGCATTTCTAGAGCAGTGTGCTGCTGAAGGAAAG ACAGTCACAGTCGAAGCCGTACACAAGTTCTTCGAGGAGCTGCGGGCCAAGAAAAGACGCCGAACCAGTGCAGGATACCAGTAA
- the btbd7 gene encoding BTB/POZ domain-containing protein 7, with protein sequence MGANGSSYPHSCSPRIGGNAQAQQTFIGTSSYSQQGYGWESKLYSLEHGHERPTDRKKKSLGLATLKRRFIKRRKSSRSADHARQMRELLSGWDVRDTNALVEEYEGTAALKELSFQASLARAEAPNLQRDLAALYQHKYCTDVDLIFQGTCFPAHRAILAARCPFFKTLLSSSPGYGAEVLMDIETAGIDVPMFSALLHYLYTGEFGVGGAEDSRLQNVDVLVQLSEEFGTPNSLEADMKGLFDYMCYYDALLSFSSDSEMIESCNERGAVAAAPTGGSGGNGCPVTPDEDLRAHKAILSARSPFFRNLLQRRIRTGEEMTERTLQTPTRIVLDESIIPRKYVQVILHCMYTDAVELGLVLRGSPSAGSLGEVQALVSGGRGASTRTEEAMELYHIALFLEFSMLAQGCEDIVVESLSLDSLVPILKWSSQPYGSKWVHRQAMHFLCEEFSQVVTSDVLYELSKEHLLSAIQSDYLQASEQDILKYVVKWGEQQLIKRMADREPNLLSGTAHSVNKRGVKRRDLDVEELKEILSPLLPFIRTEHILPPNSDVLADALKRGLISTPPSDMLPTAEGGKANAWLRQKNAGIYVRPRLFSPYVEEAKSVFDEMMVEQTDLVRLRLVRMSNVPDTLYMVNNAVPQCCHMISHQQMASNSSSAPSVVANEIPVPQLSVVKEMIRRLQELRHTEQVQRAYALNCGEGATVSYELQLRVLREFGLADGATELLQNPYKFFPDERFGDESPILALRQVGRCRVNSSPAMDSMFTELEGVAGFHPPLPPPPPPYHPPATPSHAQLKGAWRPRVPMPTPTRSFSYPCNRTLIQRHAATKHGSSDYSSVPRPQPPDCTNPQAMGRALLSDRQVMSMEPVMREFMPDIALGVSVMSLREQHMAEMDRDGPHSPMGPSGHHLPHGPCPSVRLSHGHGPGHGHSCKRHAPEPKLEAQAEFPDLYDFSCRPATPTSSHPLPSFAGPDLYSHSCTPSSSYPPPYISDSQSQGHPQGRTAPDPLRLDVLSMTSQRHDGVLASPSGAQPRMGHNSRGRSNETDLTHGLGHLRSPSGNMDSYEERHTGPRDAPEEMVLAGEPPGLGPLQQPHRNGVSEEIARDRRSPSKPDYPYKKSAL encoded by the exons ATGGGTGCCAATGGATCCAGCTATCCACACTCATGCTCCCCACGCATAGGGGGAAATGCACAGGCACAGCAGACTTTTATAG GGACATCATCCTACTCTCAGCAGGGATATGGCTGGGAGTCTAAGTTATACAGCCTGGAGCATGGTCATGAGAGGCccacagacaggaagaagaagagcctTGGCCTGGCGACCCTCAAACGGAGGTTCATCAAAAGGAGGAAGTCCAGCCGCTCAGCAGATCATGCGAGGCAGATGCGGGAGCTTTTGTCAGGGTGGGACGTCCGTGACACAAATGCCTTGGTGGAGGAATATGAGGGCACAGCAGCCCTCAAGGAGCTGAGCTTCCAAGCCAGCCTGGCACGTGCTGAGGCCCCAAATTTGCAGAGGGATCTGGCTGCCCTCTACCAGCACAAGTACTGCACTGATGTGGACCTCATCTTCCAAGGTACTTGCTTCCCAGCTCACCGGGCCATCCTGGCTGCCCGCTGCCCCTTTTttaagactctgctgtcctcaTCCCCTGGCTATGGAGCAGAGGTCCTCATGGACATCGAGACGGCAGGCATCGATGTGCCCATGTTCTCTGCCCTACTTCACTACTTGTACACTGGGGAGTTTGGGGTGGGCGGAGCGGAGGACAGCCGACTGCAGAACGTTGATGTGCTCGTGCAACTCAGTGAAGAGTTTGGTACACCCAACTCCCTGGAGGCTGATATGAAGGGCTTGTTTGACTACATGTGTTACTACGACGCTCTGCTCAGCTTCTCCTCAGACTCTGAGATGATAGAGAGCTGTAATGAGCGAGGGGCTGTGGCTGCAGCACCAACGGGGGGCTCAGGAGGCAACGGGTGCCCCGTCACCCCAGATGAGGACCTTCGGGCTCATAAAGCTATTCTTTCCGCACGTTCTCCTTTCTTTAGGAACCTTTTACAGAGGCGTATTCGCACAGGAGAAGAAATGACAGAGCGCACATTGCAGACGCCGACCCGCATAGTTCTGGATGAGTCCATCATACCACGGAAATACGTGCAGGTTATTCTCCACTGCATGTACACAGATGCGGTGGAGCTCGGGCTGGTGCTGCGGGGCAGCCCCTCAGCGGGCAGCCTTGGTGAGGTGCAAGCCCTGGTGTCTGGGGGCCGTGGAGCCAGCACGCGCACCGAGGAGGCCATGGAGCTGTATCACATCGCTCTGTTCTTGGAGTTCAGTATGCTCGCTCAAG GCTGTGAGGACATTGTTGTGGAGAGCCTGTCTCTGGACTCACTTGTACCCATCCTGAAGTGGAGCTCCCAGCCGTACGGCTCCAAATGGGTCCACAGACAGGCCATGCACTTCCTCTGCGAGGAGTTCAGTCAGGTTGTCACCTCAGATGTTCTCTACGAGCTTAGCAAAGAGCACCTTCTCAGTGCGATTCAGTCTGACTACCTACAG GCGAGTGAACAGGACATTCTCAAGTATGTTGTTAAGTGGGGCGAGCAGCAGCTTATTAAGAGGATGGCAGACAGGG AGCCCAACTTGTTGAGCGGCACAGCCCACAGCGTAAACAAGAGGGGGGTGAAAAGGAGGGACCTGGATGTAGAGGAGCTAAAGGAGATCCTGTCTCCCCTCCTGCCCTTCATCCGAACTGAGCACATCTTACCTCCCAACAGTGACGTCCTGGCTGACGCG CTGAAAAGGGGTTTGATAAGCACCCCTCCTTCAGACATGCTGCCCACAGCCGAGGGGGGAAAAGCCAATGCCTGGCTAAGGCAGAAGAACGCTGGCATCTACGTGCGCCCCCGCCTCTTCTCTCCTTATGTGGAAGAGGCGAAG TCTGTCTTCGATGAAATGATGGTGGAGCAGACGGACCTGGTGCGTTTGCGATTAGTGCGCATGTCCAACGTCCCAGACACACTCTACATGGTCAACAATGCAGTGCCTCAGTGCTGTCATATGATCAGCCACCAGCAAATGGCAAGCAACTCCTCCTCAGCTCCATCGGTTGTGGCTAATGAGATTCCAG TGCCTCAGCTATCGGTTGTAAAGGAGATGATTCGGAGGCTGCAGGAACTGAGGCACACAGAGCAGGTCCAGAGAGCTTATGCCCTCAACTGTGGTGAAGGAGCCACCGTCAGCTATGAGCTGCAGCTGCGGGTGCTGAGGGAGTTTGGCCTGGCGGACGGAGCcactgagctgctgcag aatCCCTACAAGTTCTTCCCTGATGAACGGTTTGGAGATGAGAGTCCAATTCTGGCTCTGCGCCAGGTGGGTCGGTGCCGAGTAAACAGCAGCCCAGCCATGGATAGCATGTTCACAGAGCTGGAAGGGGTAGCAGGCTTCCACCCTCCactgcctccccctcctcccccataCCACCCCCCTGCCACACCCAGCCATGCTCAGCTCAAGGGTGCATGGCGACCCCGTGTGCCCATGCCGACCCCCACCCGCTCCTTCTCCTACCCCTGCAACCGCACCCTGATCCAGCGCCATGCAGCCACCAAGCATGGCAGCTCAGACTACTCCTCTGTGCCCAGGCCCCAGCCACCAGACTGCACCAACCCACAGGCCATGGGCAGAGCTTTGCTTTCAGACCGGCAAGTG ATGAGCATGGAGCCTGTTATGAGGGAGTTCATGCCTGACATTGCACTCGGAGTCTCGGTCATGTCCCTGAGGGAGCAGCACAtggcagagatggacagagatgGCCCTCACAGCCCAATGGGTCCCTCAGGCCACCATCTGCCCCATGGACCCTGCCCTTCTGTCCGCCTCAGCCATGGCCACGGTCCTGGACATGGCCACTCTTGCAAGAGACACGCTCCTGAGCCCAAGCTCGAGGCTCAAGCAGAGTTCCCTGACCTATATGACTTCTCCTGCCGACCTGCAACCCCGACCTCCTCTCACCCTTTGCCGTCGTTTGCTGGACCAGACCTCTACAGCCACAGCTGCACCCCCTCCAGCTCTTATCCACCCCCATACATTTCTGACTCTCAGTCCCAGGGCCATCCGCAGGGACGGACTGCCCCAGACCCCCTACGTCTGGATGTCCTCAGTATGACCTCTCAGAGGCATGATGGAGTCCTTGCCAGCCCCTCTGGGGCCCAGCCTCGGATGGGACACAACTCAAGGGGGCGATCAAATGAGACAGACCTAACTCATGGCCTAGGCCATTTAAGGTCGCCCAGTGGGAATATGGACAGCTATGAGGAGAGGCACACAGGACCTAGAGATGCCCCAGAGGAGATGGTTCTAGCTGGAGAACCACCAGGCCTGGGGCCTCTCCAGCAGCCTCACAGGAACGGTGTCAGTGAGGAGATCGCCAGAGACCGCAGGTCACCCAGCAAGCCTGACTACCCTTATAAGAAATCTGCACTTTAA
- the LOC115597724 gene encoding putative E3 ubiquitin-protein ligase UBR7 isoform X1, producing the protein MAANRDTDADVDDINDEELEKALCVLAGSDPENCSYSRGYVKRQAVFACNTCTPSAAEPAGVCLACANKCHDGHDIFELYTKRNFRCDCGNGKFGEFTCQLAPAKDEQNARNHYDHNFNGCYCTCDRPYPDTDDQTNDEMIQCVVCEDWFHNRHLGCTVVDPEELQEMVCEGCMNKAPFLWTYAAHFAAPPVISVSHPEDEDVEVDVEEGAEKEGDSDPSQSREEEPTTSTEHTKQEEAENRSPPCKRTYDEMTGSPAKATTKTVTCRLKELQVQGPERLRQGAVFWPYTWRSELCTCTSCKKAYVAAEVQFLMDQSDTVLAYENKGMEEPFGQHPLMALTNSMDRVRQLEVIYGFNELTTSISAFLEQCAAEGKTVTVEAVHKFFEELRAKKRRRTSAGYQ; encoded by the exons ATGGCAGCAAATAGAGACACGGACGCAGACGTTGACGATATCAACGACGAGGAGCTCGAGAAGGCTCTGTGCGTGCTGGCTGGAAGCGACCCAGAAAACTGCTCTTATTCCCGG GGTTATGTGAAGAGACAGGCTGTGTTTGCTTGCAACACCTGCACTCCCAGTGCTGCAGAGCCTGCAGGGGTTTGTCTGGCCTGTGCCAATAAGTGCCATGATGGACACGACATCTTTGAGCTGTACACCAAAAG GAATTTTCGCTGCGATTGTGGAAATGGCAAGTTTGGGGAATTCACTTGCCAACTAGCTCCT GCCAAAGATGAGCAAAATGCCAGAAATCACTACGACCACAACTTCAACGGCTGCTACTGCACGTGTGACCGGCCATATCCAGACACAGACGACCAG ACCAATGATGAGATGATCCAGTGTGTCGTCTGTGAGGACTGGTTCCACAACAGG CACCTGGGCTGCACTGTAGTGGATCccgaggagctgcaggagatgGTCTGTGAGGGCTGCATGAACAAGGCTCCTTTCTTGTGGACGTACGCTGCGCACTTCGCAG CACCACCTGTGATCAGCGTCAGTCATCCTGAGGACGAAGATGTAGAAGTCGATGTGGAGGAAGGAGCAGAAAAGGAAGGAGACTCTGATCCCAGtcagagcagggaggaggaacCGACCACCAGCACCGAGCACACAAAGCAGGAG GAAGCGGAAAACAGGAGTCCCCCTTGCAAACGGACGTATGATGAGATGACAGGCAGCCCCGCGAAGGCCACGACCAAAACAGTGACGTGCaggctgaaggagctgcaggtCCAGGGGCCGGAGAGGCTGAGACAGGGAGCTGTGTTCTGGCCTTACACCTGGCGCTCCGAGCTCTGCACCTGCACAAGCTGCAAG AAAGCCTATGTGGCTGCAGAGGTGCAGTTCCTCATGGATCAGTCTGACACCGTCCTGGCCTACGAGAACAAAGGCATGGAGGAGCCGTTTGGGCAGCACCCGCTGATGGCGCTGACGAACTCGATGGACCGCGTACGGCAGCTGGAGGTCATTTACG GTTTCAACGAGCTGACAACTTCGATCAGTGCATTTCTAGAGCAGTGTGCTGCTGAAGGAAAG ACAGTCACAGTCGAAGCCGTACACAAGTTCTTCGAGGAGCTGCGGGCCAAGAAAAGACGCCGAACCAGTGCAGGATACCAGTAA